In a single window of the Canis lupus dingo isolate Sandy chromosome 18, ASM325472v2, whole genome shotgun sequence genome:
- the LOC112661519 gene encoding M-phase-specific PLK1-interacting protein isoform X1, translating to MLCCAGGRGTVSAADRRASEKGWSGQFRRESAALRAWSPSPDMHRQNLRPPTPPYPGAGVGGWGSGSGFRGAPGGGGPRPPSPRDGYGSPHHTPPYGPRSRPYGSGHSPRHGGSFPGGRFGSPSPGGYPGSYSKSPAGSQQQFGYSPGQQQTHPQGSPRTSTPFGSGRGREKRMSNELESYFKPSMLEDPWAGLEPVSVVDINQQYSNTQTFTGKKGRYFC from the exons ATGCTGTGCTGCGCTGGAGGCCGGGGGACAGTGTCGGCAGCGGACCGCCGAGCCTCTGAGAAGGGTTGGTCGGGCCAGTTCCGGCGGGAGAGCGCGGCGCTGAGGGCTTGGTCTCCGTCTCCTGACATGCACCGGCAGAACCTTCGACCCCCGACTCCTCCCTACCCCGGCGCGGGTGTAGGAGGTTGGGGTAGCGGGAGCGGCTTCCGGGGTGCCCCGGGCGGAGGCGGACCGCGGCCGCCCTCCCCTCGGGACGGGTACGGGAGTCCGCACCACACGCCGCCGTACGGGCCCCGGTCTAGGCCCTACGGGAGCGGCCACTCTCCGCGACACGGCGGCAGCTTCCCGGGGGGCCGATTCGGGTCTCCGTCCCCTGGCGGCTACCCTGGCTCCTACTCCAAGTCCCCCGCGGGGTCCCAGCAGCAATTCGGCTActccccagggcagcagcagaCCCACCCCCAG ggttCTCCAAGGACATCTACACCATTTGGATCAGGGCGtggtagagaaaaaagaatgtcTAATGAGTTGGAAAGTTATTTCAAGCCTTCAATGCTTGAAGACCCTTGGGCTGGCCTAGAACCAGTGTCTGTAGTGGATATTAACCAACAATACAGCAATACTCAAACATTCACAGGCAAAAAAGGAAGATACTTTTgttaa